ATAGAAGTGGAGGATATGGTCGGAGATGTGGGCCGCGCCCAGGATGAGGTTGCGCATGGTGCGGCCGTTGTCAGGGACCTTATCGGCGATGCCGAAGGCGCTATCCAGGTTAAGGGCAGCTGCCATGGAGTGGCTGGTGGGGCAAACCCCGCAAATGCGCTGGGTATAGGCCTGGGCGTCCCTGGGGTCCCTGCCCCGCAGGATTACCTCTATCCCCCGGAAGAGTAGCCCTGAGCTTCTCGTCTCCTTGACCTTCCCGTTCTCTACCACAGCTTCTATTTTCAGGTGGCCCTCAATGCGGGTTACCGGGTCAATAACTATCTTGCCCATGGCCTACTCGCCCCTCTTTCCCTGCCCCACGGTGGGCACCGTGTTTTCGCTCATCTTCTCGTACATTGGCGATACCAGGTCAGGGAAGCCCGGCTCCACACAGCCCAGACACAGGCCCCCCGAGCCGATGCACCAGTTGACGCCATGGTTCCACAGCCTCAGGGGGCAGTCGGCATGGCTGACCGGCCCTTTGCATCCCAGCTCGTTGAGACATCCGGGCTCACCGAATTTGCGGGCGAACTTCCCCTCCTCAAAATAGGCCCGGCGCGGGCAGCGCTCATGGACAGTCTTGTCAAAGAAGGCCCTGGGCCTCAGGAACTCGTCCAGCTCTTTGGGTCCGGGCAAGCCCTGGAGCATTACACTGGCCACGGTGCCTACCAGCCAGTCGGGATGGGGGGGACAGCCAGGGATGTTGAGCAGAGGCGTACTGATGGAGCGCATCTTGAAGAAGTGGCTCACCCCCACCGACCCGGAGGGGTTGGGCTTGCCGGCCGCAATACCCCCAAAGGCGGCACAGGTGCCCAGGGCAATAACCGCCCCGGCAGCCCGGGCAAGGGAATCCACCCAGGTGGCCATGGTTATGGGCTTCCCCTTCCTCTCCCCCAGCACCCCGAAGATGCCACCCTGGGCCGTGGGGACGGCCCCCTCCACAATCAGGACAAACCCTCCGTTATCTTCCTTGGCGGTCCTCTCCATGGCTTCAATAACCCCGTCCCCCGCCCCCGCCATAAGGGTGGCGTGGTAGCGAAGATTCAGGGTCTTGCCGGGAATGACCTCGTCCACCAGAAGGTTCTTGATAGTGGGGCTGACGCTGTTGAGGGCCGAGACGGAGCAGCCGGTGCAGGTGGCGCATTGCAACCAGACCACAGGGTACTTC
This genomic stretch from Chloroflexota bacterium harbors:
- a CDS encoding hydrogenase small subunit; amino-acid sequence: MVWLQCATCTGCSVSALNSVSPTIKNLLVDEVIPGKTLNLRYHATLMAGAGDGVIEAMERTAKEDNGGFVLIVEGAVPTAQGGIFGVLGERKGKPITMATWVDSLARAAGAVIALGTCAAFGGIAAGKPNPSGSVGVSHFFKMRSISTPLLNIPGCPPHPDWLVGTVASVMLQGLPGPKELDEFLRPRAFFDKTVHERCPRRAYFEEGKFARKFGEPGCLNELGCKGPVSHADCPLRLWNHGVNWCIGSGGLCLGCVEPGFPDLVSPMYEKMSENTVPTVGQGKRGE